One segment of Chelativorans sp. AA-79 DNA contains the following:
- a CDS encoding TOBE domain-containing protein, translating into MPNGGEYTIGIRPEAFDVSIEPLAGTVPLAIRAVEYTGSDVFVFGTIDAGQLTVKLPAEGRTLSDGIGVGAIIHVRPTAEGWHLFDLSGLRVAKT; encoded by the coding sequence ATGCCGAACGGCGGCGAGTATACGATTGGCATCCGACCGGAAGCCTTCGACGTTTCAATCGAGCCGCTCGCCGGGACCGTGCCTCTGGCGATCCGCGCCGTCGAATACACCGGGTCGGACGTCTTTGTCTTCGGAACCATCGATGCGGGACAGTTGACCGTCAAGCTGCCGGCCGAAGGGCGTACCCTGAGCGACGGCATAGGGGTCGGCGCCATCATCCACGTCAGGCCGACAGCCGAGGGGTGGCACCTCTTCGATCTATCGGGCCTACGCGTGGCGAAGACATAG